The Silene latifolia isolate original U9 population chromosome Y, ASM4854445v1, whole genome shotgun sequence sequence ggagacgcgatccagctacttggcggagagagtgtcatctaccttgacactccggaacatgcacgagatggcgtacgctcagggaatagggaccgagggaccgcatccggtgtggtggagtggagttggggactacacaggggttttccattcctacggggtggatcagtcgacgtgagggacacctcagtcctttgcctacggcggcttgactccatggtacgtgggccccggagcaggagcaggagtggatgcggggattgggtcatcaGGAGCGGGTACTTCCGGAGGTGGTGGTGATGACGAGGTGATggtggagcagcagcagcagcagaaggaggagtgatactccttgttttatcTTTGTTGATGGTAGTTAATTTTAGTGATTAGTAGTGTGgttagactttagtagttgttttcgttgagactttgattttggacttgtattgttggccataaggccagaTTTGTCACTTAACTATGTTGCAGGACTGTTTTGGGGGTCGGGAAATCATCCCGACTCAAGTTATATGACAACTATGTTTACGTATGTGGGGTTACGACAAGTTTTATAAGGCaccttggcctgtaggtactcgacagagtaccccgtactctatcgagtagctgcaggaaagtgggataaaaagcattctgacctgtaggctactcgatcgagtagccaagacactcgatcgagtagcatggcactcgatcgagtaccgctacatactcgatcgagtagcactgttacaggaagttttcgaaaattgaaaatgttcaattgttttataatcgcaagtttgatgtttaatgtgGTTAATAGTacgtagtaacacctatgaaccaTTAATTTTATATATTGGATGTCAAGTTCCGGTCTTatatgcacatttgtcacaattagtgacGTGGTTACGGTTTCTTGAttgttttaatattacatatgcCATATTACCATTCATTTATTGAAATTACATTTCTTCCTACGTTTGTGCATACGATATTAATGTACTTTATCGACAGCGGCGAGTTGTCCCAATGTATGTATAGGATTCATAATTCAACGAGTgtatgcttagcgagtaatgtccatggTAAATAATGTGTTTCCATTACATGTTAGGAATCAAGTAATACGTAATCTGTGTTGTAATCTCgctggtgaacttcggggacgaagttcctttttagaggggaagagtaatgtctcgaaataaaaaggctgattttgaaattatgttttgtttgcctataatgttttgttgctTAATTGCAAAATTTTCTAGTACCTTGGTTACTTTACTTGTATGAAGTGTAATTGGTTACCATAGTTtgttgagtaattcatgcgttGAAGTGAAAATGATAGTACGTTGCAAAGGACCGTCATAAGGAGTCTTATCTCGGCGCGATGCGTCGTAATAGAATGAATTGAGTAACAAAGTGGTGTTAATTGTGCAATATGAGGTTGATATAAGATATGATTCGGGTTGATAGTCGTTATCATATGATGAGTAATGGTCGTTTGTGTTGGCCCGTATGGCAAGGTCGATGTTTGATATATAATAATTAgtaagaattgatgcatacaTGTAGGGTGACAATTAACGGTGATAATGCTTGCATGATAGTTGTAAGAGTCGATAGGTATAGAGCGTAGACGgtaatgatgatgacatgggggggggggggaatggtATTTCCAGGGAGCAGTGGTTTGAGTAGGAAGTTTGGTAATGTCGTGTTTTTTCGTGTCTTGtgcgtgagataggtgagttgaacttcggggacgaagttgttttaaggggggaagactgtaatacccgcccttttagggaccctttgactagcgttgactgaccttgggaacgGGAGTAGCCTTAGAAAGGCGTGCCAAACCATCTTGAGTTGCgcgttaagagtggtactcgatatagtagaggctactcgatcgagtagctaggtcactcgatcgagtagggggccactcgatcgagtatgtagggtactcaatcgagtactgagttttcagcgagggttttatatcgcgttttgttaaatccgcaaatcacttccgccactttcctcctatccttcagtcgcccatttcccttcccttcacctcaaaacctccatgtaagccttttgaagatccttgtgccttaggagagcgtcacttgtgtcgggtagcggtcttttgttGAGTTTTctctataggtatgtcataatcatcattcGTGTCCTTGATCTTGtctgttagggtttgcttgttagtaatagataattgtgttgtgcttataggatttggttgattgctggatatgtcatatgttggtatggattggttgcagttgcttaaaggtaggttcgcctactcagtttctgtagatggtctagcgtgtcggtcgttgtgattgttttgtgattgcttagtatcgtaatGGCATGGTGTTGATAGTGatggtgattgtgttgtggtctttggttctcgagatgcgttctcggctgagtggggtcacttgcgggagtggcttcacgccctagtttcgcccttcgtggaacccgccacggaaggggatgtgcacattaatgagcagggttgtcgctcgatatgatgagcggggctcaggtgggaacggctgcggtcccccactggcagggctggtccagtggacagtcagtgatggaGTTGGTTGGGTTGTTGTGATGGTGTCTGAGATTCATAGCttgtattgtgttgataattgtagttgctcTTGTtgtatcttgtctcagtactgaccttgtgtggttgttttgtttgttatgtgtctgcagTGATCCCTTacggtgagcagtcggtcttagtaggtgttgatgttgttgatagctggtgcccgggcagggatgagtcttcacgagattcggtagtcatagcgagtagtctttgagttgtatctttcataaagtttgttggtttaaatagcttgtaatacaatataatagttcttttatcgacatttgattattactatcctcgggcaaccgagatggtaacgcccttatatgctaaagaaggcctagttaaggctcctctgaatatgggggtgttacactcatacccgacccttagaccctttattaataaaagaaaaaaaaatcgtaacttctctgaattcatactggcagaccatagaaaccaaagcaactaaagtctctttctcttccctcatctcataaagtgataaaacccaatcaaactcttctgacaataccaccactccaccactgacacaaggaaaccaccaccacagcactgataTGCGACTGGCAACCATCTCTCTAAtaggcggcgaccgacaaccaccattaacggcagccaGCGACGGTCATATGGAGACGGCTATCAAGTACGGTATTAATTTTAGGGTTCCGAGTTTAATTATTTTACATgtatttggaggtaaaattaatttatggcttctttgtctttcttaatctctttggtatgtatattagatttggtagtgtacaatagagattaataaactcataatgttaaagtactATGAATTGTTTTTAAtattaaagtggctgaaactcggacccgcgggAAGACCCAGACCCGACCGTTAACCATAGGGTCCgtgtatgggtcctcaaattttagacccttgcgggtttgggtcgggtacgggtccaaagggaaaatctcgggtccgggtctgggtggaccctacccattgccaccCCTATTGTCCAAGTTttctagttttgaaaatgaagatgATCGGTCAACCTATATTGTTAAGCCTATGACATGTACGGGTTTTGAAAGGGGTCGAAAGCTTGTTTTTGCTCCATATTTTGAAGGGTATGTACCTTTTTTTTCATACTAGCTtctattaataatattattcgaTGCTACTTATTAATAAGCTATGCTAATTGTTTAATTCTATAAATGGTAGCAATCATTGGATGTTGGCTGCCATTAATCCAAAGGATAGTATAGTATATTGGTGTGATCCGGCTTGAAATATAGAGCCTCGTGAATTTTTGAAGGATAAGTTCAGCATGTATACGATTTAAGAAATTGCAATTATCTCGTAAATTTACATTAGTTtttgtaaaataaatataattaagCCACGTATATAACATATATTTAACACAGGGCAATTACGAAGATAAACATTATGGATCCTGAGAAATGTCACCAAAAACAGCTTGAATGGATAATAATAAAGGTACCTCTTCAACTGataataatgtttttttttttgggaaaggttaAGTATATTAATCATCAAAGGGGGGCAAAAATAATGCAGGTTACAAGTTTACTTATAAAGAATATACAAAAGAATAAGCACAAAAATTGAGTATAAGCATAACACTCTACTGCTTTTGAAACCAAGCTCTATCCCTACTCACTAGAGCACTTCCATTTTGCTTCAAGAAACGAGAGCCTTCACTTCACTAAGTATTTGCTTAATGATCATCTTTGGACTTCTCACAAACTGATCCATCAAAGCCTCATTTCGAACTCTCCATAACCAATAGATTAATGCAACATGACAAGCTCCTGTATACTTCCTCTGCAATTTTGTAACTCTTCGTCCAGCTGAATACCAGGCCACCAGATCAGGAAACCTGAATGAAATCTGAAGCTGCTGCTGCATCAGACTCAGACAGGCTTTAGCATAATCACACTCAAACATCAGATGAGAGTGACTTTCATTATAAAGCTGACAAATAGGGTAAGTCACATCAGTCAACAAGAGCAATCTAAACAGCATATCTCTAGTAGGCAATCTCTGATGCATAAATTCCCAACAAAGGAAAGAACATTTTGGAATATTGAGAGAGTTCCAACATAGATATCTCCAATCCACCTTAGGATGTGCATCTCTCAACCAATCATACTCGGCTGCTACTGAGTATTCAACGTCTTTGTTCAACCATTTATGTCAAAGTATAGGCTTGCTTAAAAGTGTTCATAGTAAGGGAAATCTTTTTCCATGACTAGCTGCAGTCTGCAGGGGCCATGTAATAAGTCCTTGCAACATTCTTCATATAGACATGATTAACCCACCTTACCCATAAGTGATCTTTTTTATTAGCAAGCCACCACACATATTTCCCTAAGAGAGCCTTGTTCCAAGTTTTAATATCCTGAATGCCAAGTCCTCCTTCCTCCTTAGGTAGACAACAAATCTTCCAGTTAATATTAGGGACTTTTTTGAACTCAGAAGTGCCACTCCAAAGAAAAATCTTCCTGATAATATTGTTATCTCCTGAATTATATAGTCTATGTTATATTGTTATGGGTTTGTTGTTTATAAGTGGTAGTTGACATGATTTCGATTTTAGTGTCCTACGTTGCCCTTTGGAAGTGTCTTATGTAGATATTATGTTTGCCGATATATGTTGGAGATTATCAGAGGACGATATATTAATATTATTCCAAGTGTACGTCCTTTAATTTGTTTCTTCGATTTTAAAATTTACTTTGTTTTATATAAATTACACATGTTGGTACGTAAAtaattataattgtgttttttggTTGTATGTAGTTCATGTTTAAAGCCCCAAAGACATATTCAATTGAGCAAATTGATGAGGTGCGGGACATTTGGGCAACATATGCATTGCAGTTTAAGGCGGAAGTATTTGATGGCAATGTTTAAAGTATGCTAACACTTGTTATCTAGATAGCTTAAAAGTATGGTGTGTGGATGAAAAAAAGTCTTGTTAGTGCTTGTGTTAAACTTATTGTCGGTAGTTCGTATTTTGGAGGTGTGAAATAAATtccgttttgtttggttggatttagaGTATAAATGTAAGATTTGTTGGATTT is a genomic window containing:
- the LOC141629161 gene encoding uncharacterized protein LOC141629161, with protein sequence MHQRLPTRDMLFRLLLLTDVTYPICQLYNESHSHLMFECDYAKACLSLMQQQLQISFRFPDLVAWYSAGRRVTKLQRKYTGACHVALIYWLWRVRNEALMDQFVRSPKMIIKQILSEVKALVS